In Candidatus Babeliales bacterium, the following proteins share a genomic window:
- a CDS encoding valine--tRNA ligase: MEKKYDHQLCEQKARKLWLEHNTYKTENNPGKLYSIDTPPPTVSGSLHIGHIFSYTQTDVIARFKRMSGFSVFYPFGFDDNGLPTERYVEKKRAISAHSMKRSEFINVCLEETAGVEKQFEELWQRMGLSVDWDACYSTISPEVRKISQESFILLYKKGFVYRRFEPALYCTNCRTSVAQAELDDAEKPSIFNNVAFTTDDGTELIIATTRPELLSSCVALMYHPEDKRYSKYQGKESIVPIFGNKIPFIADELVNPEKGTGLVMCCTFGDKTDIAWYKKYNLPFRQSIGLDGRWVESTGPLAGLKAHAARTKIIELLKESNALKEQKPISHAVNVHERCKQEIEYLPLSQWFLNIIEHKKKLIALADDINWFPAFMKQRYVNWVENVSWDWCLSRQRFFGIPFPVWHCAQCKEILLADVDQLPIDPQETHYNGVCKKCGSSEIVGDTDVMDTWNTSSLTPYICYTEFNKNAQSAFSDKEVLNFIPMSMRPQAHDIIRTWAFDTIIKVWMHHDTIPWRDIVISGHVLSDSKEKLSKSKENAKTDPEQLLKNYPADVIRYWTASGSLGYDMAFSETQLKIGQKLITKLWNAFLFVAEHTKEVKPENHPAHLGAINEWLLARASACFALYKKHLDQHEFNLALDAIEQFFWKDFCDNYLELVKDQLFKPENYKAELVAATKCTLYNVGLRILQLYSPYLPHICESIYQELYYSRNGLTQAPNTFASSIHQTKFRDFQKSYEFDLSVHVISTVLSLITAVRKLKTEHQLSLKTELQTLTVYSQQEEHLGFLKREEQLIKGITHAHTINYQIGLHESGSKLMQDGEQRSMIIQL; the protein is encoded by the coding sequence ATGGAAAAAAAATACGATCATCAGTTATGCGAGCAAAAAGCCCGCAAACTTTGGCTAGAGCATAATACGTATAAAACGGAAAATAACCCGGGCAAACTCTATTCGATCGATACCCCACCGCCAACGGTGTCCGGCTCTTTGCATATCGGCCATATTTTTTCTTATACCCAAACAGATGTTATCGCCCGCTTTAAACGGATGAGCGGATTTTCCGTATTTTATCCATTCGGTTTTGATGATAACGGCCTGCCTACTGAAAGGTATGTAGAAAAAAAACGAGCAATTTCTGCGCACAGCATGAAACGTTCCGAATTTATCAACGTGTGCCTTGAAGAAACAGCTGGCGTAGAAAAACAGTTTGAAGAGCTTTGGCAGCGCATGGGCCTTTCGGTCGATTGGGATGCATGTTACTCCACCATATCGCCAGAAGTGCGCAAAATTTCCCAAGAATCATTTATCTTGCTCTACAAAAAAGGTTTCGTGTATCGCCGCTTTGAACCGGCACTATATTGCACCAATTGCCGCACCTCAGTCGCTCAAGCGGAACTTGATGATGCAGAAAAACCATCTATATTCAATAACGTTGCGTTTACAACAGATGATGGCACAGAGCTTATTATTGCAACGACGCGCCCCGAACTTTTAAGTTCATGCGTTGCATTAATGTATCATCCCGAGGATAAACGTTATTCGAAATACCAAGGCAAAGAATCTATTGTTCCAATTTTCGGCAATAAAATACCGTTCATAGCAGACGAACTCGTTAATCCGGAAAAAGGAACGGGGCTTGTGATGTGCTGCACCTTTGGTGATAAGACCGATATTGCATGGTACAAAAAATATAATTTGCCTTTCCGCCAGTCGATTGGCCTAGACGGCCGCTGGGTTGAATCAACCGGGCCGCTTGCTGGGCTTAAGGCGCACGCAGCCCGGACAAAAATTATTGAGCTTCTCAAAGAATCTAATGCACTTAAAGAACAAAAACCTATTTCTCATGCAGTAAACGTTCATGAGCGCTGCAAACAAGAAATCGAATATTTGCCACTCTCGCAATGGTTTTTAAATATTATTGAACATAAAAAGAAATTAATTGCACTAGCGGATGATATTAATTGGTTTCCCGCGTTTATGAAACAGCGTTATGTAAATTGGGTTGAGAATGTTAGTTGGGATTGGTGCTTATCTCGCCAGCGATTTTTTGGCATTCCGTTTCCGGTATGGCATTGCGCACAATGCAAAGAGATTTTGCTTGCTGATGTTGACCAGTTGCCCATAGATCCTCAAGAAACGCACTATAACGGCGTTTGCAAAAAATGTGGCAGCTCAGAAATTGTCGGGGATACCGACGTGATGGATACGTGGAACACTTCGTCGCTTACGCCCTATATTTGCTATACCGAATTCAATAAAAACGCACAAAGTGCATTCTCCGATAAAGAAGTTCTTAATTTTATTCCGATGAGCATGCGTCCGCAAGCGCACGATATTATTCGTACGTGGGCATTTGATACGATAATTAAAGTTTGGATGCACCACGATACGATTCCATGGCGCGATATTGTAATTTCAGGCCACGTGCTATCCGATAGCAAAGAAAAACTATCAAAATCAAAAGAGAATGCTAAAACCGATCCTGAGCAATTGCTCAAAAATTATCCTGCGGACGTAATTCGCTATTGGACCGCTTCGGGAAGCTTGGGATACGATATGGCATTTTCCGAAACGCAGCTCAAGATTGGCCAAAAACTGATCACCAAACTTTGGAATGCGTTTCTGTTTGTTGCAGAGCATACAAAAGAAGTTAAGCCAGAAAATCATCCCGCACATTTGGGAGCAATTAATGAATGGTTGCTCGCGCGTGCCTCAGCATGTTTTGCTCTTTACAAAAAACATCTCGATCAGCATGAATTTAATTTGGCGCTCGATGCGATTGAGCAATTTTTCTGGAAAGATTTCTGCGATAATTACTTAGAATTGGTTAAAGATCAATTATTCAAACCAGAAAATTACAAAGCTGAATTGGTTGCCGCTACTAAATGTACGTTATATAACGTTGGCCTCCGCATTTTGCAACTTTATAGCCCTTATTTACCGCACATTTGTGAATCAATTTACCAAGAGCTTTATTATTCTAGAAATGGTCTAACACAAGCGCCGAATACATTTGCGTCATCGATTCACCAAACAAAATTCAGAGATTTTCAAAAATCATACGAATTCGATTTAAGTGTTCATGTTATTAGCACCGTGCTCTCGCTCATAACCGCGGTACGCAAATTGAAAACTGAACATCAACTTTCACTCAAAACTGAATTGCAAACACTCACTGTTTATAGCCAACAAGAAGAACATCTCGGCTTTTTAAAGCGTGAAGAGCAATTGATCAAAGGGATTACGCACGCGCATACAATTAACTATCAGATTGGTTTACACGAATCAGGATCGAAATTGATGCAAGATGGGGAACAACGCTCTATGATAATTCAGTTATAA
- the ybeY gene encoding rRNA maturation RNase YbeY, with amino-acid sequence MITIKNTQRSINYDTNLLKKDAQKILGFLKYSDFDLGIWLTTNKTIHRYNKEYRDKDKPTDILSFSYYQDVKPGERIIPHCDDEKNLGDLIISLEYVQKAAQELNVSLEDRMRVLLVHGICHLRGYDHEKDEDYAIMHKEETRILKYLSSK; translated from the coding sequence ATGATCACCATTAAAAACACTCAGCGCTCAATCAACTATGATACAAATCTTTTAAAAAAAGATGCGCAAAAAATTCTTGGTTTTTTGAAGTACAGCGATTTTGATTTGGGTATTTGGCTTACCACGAATAAGACTATTCATAGATACAATAAAGAATACCGAGATAAAGATAAGCCAACAGATATTCTTTCGTTTTCATACTATCAAGATGTTAAACCTGGTGAGCGCATTATTCCTCATTGCGATGATGAAAAAAATCTAGGTGATTTGATTATTTCGCTCGAATATGTTCAAAAAGCGGCTCAAGAATTAAATGTTTCTTTGGAAGATCGTATGAGAGTGTTGCTCGTTCATGGCATTTGCCATTTGCGCGGTTACGATCATGAAAAAGATGAAGATTATGCGATAATGCACAAAGAAGAAACGCGCATTTTAAAGTATTTATCCTCTAAATAA
- a CDS encoding prolyl-tRNA synthetase associated domain-containing protein, which produces MHEKELFDILHRMQIKTNTYEHEPAFAVQDAVELKSLIPGSFVKNLFLKDRNKKYWLVVALFETKIQLKKLAKRLNAPELRFASPEELEKILKVQPGSVTPFALMHDTNHEVNVLLDKQIELAEKIGIHPLRNTATTLIGPEDLKKFIAYCGNQMATINFSELI; this is translated from the coding sequence ATGCATGAAAAAGAACTCTTTGATATACTGCACCGAATGCAGATTAAAACAAATACCTATGAGCATGAACCGGCATTTGCCGTTCAAGACGCTGTGGAACTAAAAAGTTTAATTCCTGGATCGTTTGTCAAAAACCTTTTTCTTAAGGATAGGAATAAAAAGTACTGGTTAGTCGTCGCTCTTTTTGAGACAAAAATTCAGCTTAAAAAACTAGCGAAAAGATTAAATGCGCCCGAACTGAGATTTGCATCACCGGAAGAGTTAGAAAAAATACTCAAGGTTCAACCCGGATCGGTAACGCCGTTTGCATTAATGCATGATACGAATCATGAAGTGAATGTACTATTAGATAAACAGATTGAATTAGCGGAAAAGATTGGCATTCATCCGTTGCGCAATACGGCCACCACGCTTATCGGCCCAGAAGATTTAAAAAAATTTATTGCGTATTGCGGTAACCAAATGGCGACAATAAATTTTTCAGAGCTTATTTAG
- a CDS encoding nitroreductase family protein has protein sequence MHMFKVIVSYTVVVVCGAMVVAALAEKKDMENRRESLHAQAINCRKTDFPVEQIFIERWSPRALSGKGISDEELMTLFEAARWAASSFNAQPWRFVYAKRGTPEWNTFFDWLVDFNKSWATNASALILVMSYKYFPHNHEFNPTHGFDTGAAWQNIALQASKMGLVAHGMGGFDYARARKDLSITDDFEIHMMIAIGKPGDLSVLPPELRSREEPSIRNPIKSFAFEGCLKIGE, from the coding sequence ATGCATATGTTCAAAGTTATTGTTTCATATACGGTAGTAGTAGTGTGCGGCGCGATGGTTGTAGCAGCCCTCGCAGAAAAAAAAGATATGGAAAATCGGCGTGAATCGCTCCATGCACAAGCCATAAATTGCCGCAAAACAGATTTTCCGGTAGAACAAATTTTTATTGAGCGGTGGTCGCCTCGTGCACTTTCGGGAAAAGGGATCAGTGATGAAGAACTTATGACGCTTTTTGAAGCTGCACGATGGGCCGCATCTTCTTTTAATGCACAACCATGGCGCTTTGTGTATGCAAAACGCGGCACACCAGAATGGAATACGTTCTTTGACTGGTTGGTCGATTTCAATAAATCATGGGCAACCAATGCTTCCGCTCTGATTCTCGTGATGTCCTATAAGTATTTCCCTCATAATCACGAATTCAATCCGACGCACGGATTTGATACCGGAGCTGCTTGGCAAAACATTGCTCTTCAAGCATCAAAAATGGGTTTAGTAGCACACGGAATGGGCGGATTTGATTATGCGCGCGCGAGAAAAGATCTTTCGATTACCGATGATTTTGAAATTCATATGATGATTGCAATTGGAAAACCGGGTGATCTGTCGGTACTCCCTCCTGAGCTTCGATCGCGCGAAGAACCATCAATTAGGAATCCAATCAAATCGTTTGCATTTGAAGGGTGTTTGAAGATCGGTGAGTAA
- a CDS encoding nitroreductase family protein, translating to MARKSSYLINPIILNRWSPRAMSGQPMTDKELMQLFEAARWAPSSYNNQPWRFIYAKKNTDSWEKFFNLLVPANQSWAKNAAALVVIVSRDNFSYNNKPSRTHTFDTGSAWENLSLQGYQDGLVVHGMEGFDYDRAKKELLIPEGYTVEAMCAIGKPGKKEDLPKEMQAHEIPSDRNPLESIVFEGSFKEK from the coding sequence ATGGCGCGAAAATCAAGTTATTTAATTAATCCTATTATTCTTAACCGTTGGTCGCCACGTGCGATGTCTGGCCAACCAATGACCGATAAAGAGCTTATGCAGCTTTTTGAGGCTGCTCGATGGGCGCCCTCCTCTTATAATAATCAGCCATGGCGCTTTATTTATGCAAAAAAAAATACTGATTCGTGGGAAAAGTTTTTTAATCTTTTGGTGCCCGCAAACCAATCGTGGGCGAAAAATGCAGCCGCATTAGTAGTTATAGTTTCACGGGATAATTTCAGTTATAACAATAAGCCTTCCCGAACCCATACGTTTGATACGGGATCGGCATGGGAAAATCTTTCGCTGCAGGGATATCAAGATGGATTGGTAGTCCATGGAATGGAAGGCTTTGATTACGATCGTGCAAAAAAAGAACTTCTCATTCCTGAAGGTTATACTGTTGAAGCGATGTGCGCGATCGGTAAGCCTGGAAAAAAAGAGGACCTACCTAAGGAAATGCAGGCGCACGAAATTCCGTCAGACCGCAATCCCCTCGAGTCGATTGTATTTGAAGGAAGTTTCAAGGAAAAATAA
- a CDS encoding MlaD family protein, with the protein MQIKAETIVGIFILTALGIFFYLSFFLGVFRFDRLKYHHYIVYFNDVSGMEKKADVKIAGVKVGWIEKIELATHPHFQACATIMVQKDFILYRDAYAVVRQDGILGTKYLDIFPGDADQARLFPGDVLGASGRSPASVDDILVRMRDIATDVQQVTRSLRETFGGAHGSDELRGMFKNFQEAAERIASISQVLDRTLIGNEQNLNGILSDLREFTHGLRDKFPDLQSSIANTSQTIDRDVSRLADRFEAAAQALEDAAFQARDGFKNVSSVAGKLDEGKGLLGKLINEDETYRDLKVTIQGIKGYFNKMDAVNVVLDSHSEFMFRPAEHVYFEDAKGYFDARFHVTEDKFYVFQIVGSQKGKLNRQIVTKQWFDENGKLLLPSELLAEKVAIPELIGVIETTKRSLDIYKFGFQFGKIFKDIAFRLGIFENTIGIGLDIDIPFGCPDTFRWVTTFEAFDFRGRDRLNDSRPHLKWLNRVFFMRNIYLTFGADDFVSRQNANAFFGGGVRFCDDDIKFLLGTVGFGGLNR; encoded by the coding sequence TTGCAGATTAAGGCAGAAACCATCGTTGGGATCTTTATCCTGACAGCCCTAGGTATTTTTTTTTATTTGAGTTTTTTTCTTGGCGTTTTTCGTTTTGATCGTCTTAAGTACCATCATTACATCGTCTATTTTAACGATGTATCAGGGATGGAAAAAAAAGCTGATGTAAAAATCGCTGGCGTTAAAGTCGGGTGGATTGAAAAAATAGAATTAGCCACGCATCCACATTTTCAAGCATGCGCCACAATTATGGTGCAAAAAGATTTTATTTTATATCGCGATGCGTACGCAGTTGTTCGCCAAGATGGGATTTTGGGTACTAAATATTTAGATATTTTTCCGGGAGATGCTGATCAAGCACGATTATTTCCCGGTGACGTACTCGGTGCTTCGGGCAGATCACCCGCTTCTGTCGATGATATTTTAGTGCGGATGCGCGATATTGCGACCGACGTTCAGCAAGTAACGCGTTCTTTAAGAGAAACTTTTGGAGGTGCGCACGGCTCAGATGAACTGCGCGGGATGTTTAAAAATTTCCAAGAGGCAGCAGAGCGTATTGCCTCTATTTCTCAGGTACTTGATAGAACGCTTATTGGCAACGAACAAAATCTTAATGGCATTTTAAGTGATCTTCGTGAATTTACTCACGGCTTGCGGGATAAATTTCCCGATTTGCAAAGCAGTATCGCCAATACATCGCAAACAATTGATCGAGATGTATCTCGTTTAGCAGATAGATTTGAAGCTGCCGCGCAAGCATTAGAAGATGCAGCGTTTCAAGCGCGCGATGGTTTTAAAAATGTAAGTTCCGTTGCCGGAAAGCTTGATGAAGGCAAGGGGCTTCTAGGCAAACTCATTAATGAAGATGAAACGTATCGCGATTTGAAAGTGACGATTCAGGGAATAAAAGGCTATTTTAATAAAATGGATGCGGTTAATGTGGTACTCGATTCGCACAGCGAGTTTATGTTCCGGCCAGCAGAACATGTTTATTTTGAGGATGCAAAAGGATATTTTGACGCACGTTTTCATGTAACTGAAGATAAATTTTATGTTTTTCAAATTGTTGGTTCACAAAAAGGAAAATTGAATCGGCAAATTGTTACCAAGCAATGGTTTGATGAAAATGGAAAGCTGTTATTGCCAAGTGAACTTTTGGCAGAAAAAGTGGCAATTCCGGAGCTTATTGGTGTTATTGAAACAACGAAACGCTCACTCGATATTTATAAATTCGGATTTCAGTTTGGTAAAATTTTTAAAGACATCGCATTTCGCTTAGGAATATTTGAAAACACGATTGGTATCGGCTTGGATATTGATATTCCGTTTGGTTGCCCTGATACATTCCGCTGGGTAACAACCTTTGAAGCGTTCGATTTTAGAGGACGTGATCGCCTTAATGATTCTCGCCCGCATCTTAAATGGCTCAATCGAGTTTTCTTTATGCGCAATATTTATTTAACATTTGGAGCTGATGATTTTGTAAGTCGTCAAAATGCAAATGCATTTTTTGGCGGCGGTGTCCGTTTCTGCGACGATGATATTAAATTTTTACTTGGCACTGTTGGATTTGGTGGACTGAATAGATAG
- a CDS encoding prepilin-type N-terminal cleavage/methylation domain-containing protein has product MMHLANHNTQSKRTGFSLIEVMLALFIVGSVLTSIFLLQQRITDSVTSYATSWQSIILMKKRMEQAVFDRAKEGLYGPASKKSKETVGTPPVTITYELKKPQKSSPLEKFPSIMIESLRAQWDEWYGKREEKMISFLYKPEQKKS; this is encoded by the coding sequence ATGATGCATTTAGCAAATCATAATACACAAAGCAAGCGCACAGGATTTTCACTCATTGAAGTAATGCTTGCTCTTTTTATTGTAGGCTCGGTGCTCACCTCGATTTTTTTACTCCAACAAAGAATTACCGATAGTGTAACGAGCTACGCAACAAGCTGGCAAAGTATCATTTTGATGAAAAAAAGAATGGAGCAAGCGGTTTTCGATCGAGCCAAGGAAGGGCTTTATGGCCCAGCGAGTAAAAAATCTAAAGAGACGGTTGGAACTCCACCTGTCACTATTACGTACGAATTAAAAAAACCGCAAAAAAGCTCTCCTTTAGAAAAATTTCCCTCAATTATGATCGAATCGCTACGCGCGCAATGGGATGAATGGTACGGCAAGCGAGAAGAAAAAATGATTTCATTTCTCTATAAGCCGGAGCAAAAAAAATCATGA
- a CDS encoding type II secretion system protein, with the protein MPGNKSGFSLIELLVVLFILGLIGLVAIPTLRFRNAEYERKDFIAQFESLIRSAWLQTLQTQQLHRVNFDLKARTILVERVVRAPEKSTKENYEPVTIPYVSAPFKIPATIELRQFFIQGSDMLNQPGIKIETIWFYIVPEGLVQEVIINAIDLKDVDAQGKAKQFSLSINPFTAQLSEYDAFSKS; encoded by the coding sequence GTGCCTGGGAATAAGAGCGGATTTTCGCTTATAGAACTCTTGGTAGTTTTATTTATTCTAGGGCTTATTGGATTGGTTGCGATTCCAACTTTACGATTTCGCAATGCTGAGTATGAACGTAAAGATTTTATCGCACAATTTGAAAGCCTGATTCGTTCTGCTTGGTTGCAAACATTGCAAACGCAGCAACTGCATCGTGTTAATTTTGATCTTAAAGCGCGCACTATACTTGTTGAACGTGTGGTGCGCGCTCCGGAAAAAAGTACGAAAGAAAATTATGAGCCGGTAACTATCCCGTATGTTTCTGCCCCTTTTAAAATTCCAGCCACCATCGAATTGCGGCAATTTTTTATTCAAGGAAGCGATATGCTTAATCAGCCGGGAATAAAAATCGAAACGATATGGTTTTATATTGTTCCTGAAGGGCTAGTGCAGGAAGTAATTATAAATGCGATCGATTTAAAAGATGTTGATGCGCAAGGTAAAGCTAAGCAGTTTAGTTTAAGTATTAATCCGTTCACGGCACAATTAAGTGAGTATGATGCATTTAGCAAATCATAA
- a CDS encoding type II secretion system protein GspG, translating into MTIENRQAAPGFSLIEIMVAFLILGLVMAIAVPSYFAIVNSARSRSTGASLQVVKNEVNLYQMEHGKFPARLLDLVERPKGEEGKGWRARMDKLPKDAWGNEFYYKVLPSGSKHPYELYSYGVSNPEDSTPEDRISAWE; encoded by the coding sequence ATGACAATTGAAAATAGGCAAGCAGCTCCGGGATTTTCTCTTATAGAAATCATGGTTGCTTTTTTAATTCTTGGTTTAGTTATGGCGATTGCGGTGCCATCATATTTTGCCATCGTTAATTCTGCCCGTTCGCGCAGTACCGGTGCAAGTCTTCAAGTGGTAAAAAATGAAGTAAATTTATATCAAATGGAGCACGGTAAATTTCCCGCGCGCCTTCTCGATTTAGTTGAACGACCTAAGGGTGAAGAAGGAAAAGGCTGGAGAGCACGCATGGATAAATTGCCTAAAGATGCATGGGGCAATGAATTTTATTACAAAGTACTGCCATCTGGTAGCAAACATCCTTATGAGCTCTATTCATACGGCGTTTCAAATCCAGAGGATAGCACTCCTGAGGATCGCATAAGTGCCTGGGAATAA
- a CDS encoding type II secretion system F family protein: MALFAYQALAKNGKRVTGTVDAPTVDAARDWIIKNGLYPIDIKSTTNETAGQSLWQRVRGLFSRVSFKDKILFTKQLAVLLKSGVPLLQAFELLVDQFQGRMRTILVSVRDDLKEGKSLAEGLGKYPKVFDNIYVQLVRAGEASGKLETILDRLVEYMERRQAIVKKVKGALTYPLIQLVMMIAIVGALVTFVLPNLVSAFGQDQALPATTRFLLAISTAIRSYYLVIIGVVIVLIFAYRWFRSTASGGRIIDGIKLKLPIIGYFTQMGAVVQFSRTLGMLLESGVNLSDSLDIVVKVIDNRVLKDALSEARDKIIKQGKISEYLKQTNIFPPIATYLINTGEQSGQLDFMLLTIAKNYEDDLAEYANTLSTLLEPIMLVIMAISVGFVVMSVIQPILGVTQKFNI; encoded by the coding sequence ATGGCATTATTTGCATATCAAGCGCTCGCAAAAAATGGTAAACGGGTGACAGGGACCGTTGATGCACCCACGGTGGATGCGGCTCGAGATTGGATTATTAAAAACGGTTTATATCCCATTGATATAAAATCGACAACCAATGAAACTGCTGGGCAATCGCTCTGGCAGCGCGTGCGTGGTCTTTTCTCTCGCGTTTCGTTTAAAGATAAAATTCTTTTTACCAAACAATTAGCAGTGCTTTTAAAATCTGGCGTACCGCTTTTGCAGGCATTTGAGCTCCTAGTGGACCAGTTTCAGGGAAGAATGCGCACGATCTTAGTTTCTGTGCGGGATGATTTAAAAGAAGGTAAATCACTGGCTGAAGGATTGGGCAAATATCCAAAAGTGTTTGATAATATTTATGTTCAGCTTGTGCGCGCGGGCGAAGCGAGCGGTAAGCTTGAAACTATTCTGGATCGATTAGTTGAATATATGGAGCGCCGTCAGGCTATTGTTAAAAAGGTTAAAGGCGCACTGACTTATCCGCTTATCCAGTTAGTGATGATGATCGCCATTGTTGGTGCATTGGTGACGTTTGTTTTACCAAATTTAGTTTCTGCCTTTGGCCAAGATCAAGCTCTTCCTGCAACAACTCGTTTTCTTCTTGCGATATCGACCGCCATTCGCTCTTATTATTTAGTTATTATTGGCGTAGTTATTGTACTGATTTTTGCGTATCGTTGGTTTAGATCAACAGCTTCTGGTGGGCGTATCATTGACGGGATAAAACTCAAATTGCCGATCATTGGTTATTTCACGCAAATGGGTGCAGTGGTGCAATTTAGCAGAACACTGGGAATGCTTTTAGAAAGCGGCGTTAATCTCTCCGATTCGCTTGATATTGTTGTTAAAGTAATCGATAATCGAGTGCTCAAGGATGCGTTAAGTGAAGCGCGCGATAAAATTATCAAACAAGGTAAGATTTCAGAATACTTAAAACAAACAAATATTTTTCCTCCTATTGCTACTTATTTGATTAATACAGGGGAACAAAGCGGTCAGCTTGATTTCATGCTGCTGACGATTGCTAAAAATTATGAAGATGATTTGGCAGAATATGCAAATACACTTTCAACACTTCTTGAACCGATTATGCTCGTAATTATGGCGATCTCTGTCGGATTTGTTGTTATGTCGGTTATCCAGCCAATTCTTGGCGTCACTCAAAAATTTAATATTTAA